A segment of the Lycium ferocissimum isolate CSIRO_LF1 chromosome 10, AGI_CSIRO_Lferr_CH_V1, whole genome shotgun sequence genome:
aagaagcACATGCTGAGGATGAAGGTACTCATTTAACTTTCCACCCGCTTAGCAGCTTCctacacttttttttattcagGGAACTATTGAGTTATTTTTGTTGCGGCTTTTGCCTACAGAATTCCCTGATGAAGTGGATACTCCATTCGATGTTCCTGCTAGGAAGCGTTTTGCCAAGTACAGAGGCCTTAAGTCTTTCAGAACTTCCTCCTGGGACCCCAAAGTATCTTCGTCTGTTAATTGAATAATTTCTGTCTAGAAAAAGGATGTCTCACTCGACGTGATCTAATTGCACGAAATATCTTGGATTCTAATTGCAGGAATCTCTACCTCAAGAATATGCTAGAATATTTGCATTTGATAATTTTACTAGGACACAGAAGCATGTACTGTCTAGAGCTCGAGAGATGGAACAGAAGGATGATGAATGTATACCAGCTGGTTCATATGCAAGACTCCATATCCGGGAAGTTCCAATTGGTGTGGCAAACAAATTAAATCTTGTAACGAAGACAATGCCTGTGAACCTGTGTGGTCTGATGCAGCATGAGTCTAAAATTTCTGTCCTTCACTTCAGGTACCTCATCTTGTTATATGCTTTTGTAGTTTTCTCCCCCTAGTGTTTTTATATGTAATTGTAAAAGGACTTAGTAACTTTTTGTTTTGCAGCATAAAAAAGCATGACAGTTACACTGCTCCAATAAAAGCTAAAGAAGAAATGATATTCAATATTGGCTTTCGCCAGTTTGTTGCAAGGTGCTTTTCTTCTGCATAATAAACTTTGTAGCCTTTTGCCAGGTTAAGTTACTATATGTTCATTGACTTCTTTCtaacaaccccccccccccaaccccccccaaCCCACTTGCAGGCCAATATTTTCTTCAGATAGTTTTAATGCTGATAAGCAAAAAATGGAGAGGTTTCTCCATCCCGGGCGTTTTTCAGTAGCTTCAATATATGCTCCAATTTCATTTCCTCCTCTTCCTTTAATTGCCTTGAAGATGAAAGACGACGCAACTTCTGCCACTGTTGCTGCCATTGGCTCTTTGAGAAGTATTGACCCAGATAGGATTATtctaaagaaaattattttaaccGGGTAAGTCTCTGAGATTTTAAGGCGTGGCTCTGATAATCAATTCCTCGTTTATGCGGGAGGGGTTCTGATTTTTTAGGGTTGCAGGCTAATGAAGTATTGCCAGTTTAGATTGGTTTCATTAACCAGCGTCTCTACCTATAACACTCAACTTGAGTTGGGATCATATTTCTATTTTAGGTTTATCGCGGTTCGATTTTTGCTCTGCATTCAATTACAACAAGAGATGGTTTAGATGTTTATTTCTGgaacttttctttcttgaacaAATTGGACTTATGTTTTTGTCTTTCTTCTGGTCAAATTTGGTTTATAGGTTGCACCTACTTAGTGCCATAATACAGATTGCTTTTATACTAGGCATAACATGACATGTAATTTGTCAACCAAAATATTCTTGTTAATTGTGTGTGCAAGCTGTAGTCTTGGAAAAGTTAAGTGTATCATTCTAGTTATTCGTACTTGCATGGTAGAAAACTTGTCTGAGGATCAGTAGTGTTAGGACATCATATTCTAAAGCTGATTCTTCATGATGATATAATATGCATGGTTTCTATTCTAGAATTTAAGGATATTGTTAGTCCTAGAAACGGAAAAACTGATTGCAGAGAGAGCTAGTAGGTGATGTTGTTAAGTTATTGGTTGACCTTTTGTTCACAAGATATGTCATCTATGTTGCAGCTACCCTCAACGAGTATCAAAAATGAAAGCGACTGTAAGATACATGTTTCATAACCCAGAGGATGTCAGATGGTTCAAGGTATATAAACAATTGACTTTTCTGTTTTCTTATTTGTGATGCTATTCACTTTTAACAAATTTCCTGGACCTTTTCTAGCCTGTTGAAGTTTGGTCAAAGTGTGGGCGTCGTGGTCGCATCAGGGAACCTGTCGGTACACATGGTATGTCTCTGAAATgtgaaccccccccccccccccctccttctctctccaaaatgaaaaaacagaGCTCGTCCAGATGTTACAATTTCCCGGCGTTGTGCGCTTTAGTGTGTGATGTTATATGTACTAATCATGCATAAGGTTGTCATTTCCCCCCTTGATTATGAGGCCTCTGGCTAAGGAAGCCTATcagagggaaaaaaagaaagagcaaaTATTGCACTTGCTGTGTTGCTTGAATTATTCTAATTGATGCAGTAATTTTTGTTCATCGTGTATGCTCGCGATGCATATAATTTTAATGAATTGAAAACAAAAAGCTCTGCATGTTCTCGTATGATCATTCCATTGCCCTTCTACTATTTGTGGGTGCCCAAACAATTTGACCCTTTCTAGATGAACACCTTTTTGTTGCATGCTTTACTAACTGGCACAAGCACAATTGTTTTCAGTCTGTTGTAggatttattatttctttttgatgtattttgtcATAGATTTAACTTGTATACATAGCAGCAGGTAATTTGCCTAAGACTAATCCCACTTTTTATAGACGGTTGCTTGTGGTATTTATCTTTTTGCTGACCTGACAATGTAAACAATCTTGCACTGTTagtatataaaagttaaaactGTCGTCATTTTTGTGCAGGGGCGATGAAGTGCATCTTGAATGGAGTCCTCCAGCAGCATGACACAGTATGCATGAGTTTGTTTAAACGCACATACCCCAAGTGGCCGGAAAAGTGGTTCCCAATGACAGATGCTTAAGAGAAAGGTCAAGAGGTGGCCATGGTCTATGGTTTCTCCTAAGTGTGAAGCGGGAAGAAATCATATTTGCTGCACATGGGAATGAAGCTCTGGTTCAGAATGGGTTATATTTAAGTTTTTTATGGggaaattttaacttttttcccCTAAGTTTGTCAGAAACAAGTCTATAGTGTATAATATATGGTAGCTCATTTTTTGGTGCCACAACAATCCTGTATCAGTTTTATTAATTAGTTTGCGCGCATGAATTTTTTGTGCGCATAAATGTGAATCCTTAACGAGTTTTATACCATGTTTTGATTATGGTGTCTCTTTTGTTTCCTGCAATTTCGTTTCTCTTATAGTTCTTTCTAGGCACTGAAAGAAACTATATGCGGGTGTTTTGATCCCCTCATAAGAACTCTGAATAGTTAAATTTATGGTGATTATTTAGCTTTTTCAATCAATTGCAATAGTAAACAattattcatttgtatacaaataGTCGACAATGTCAATGAACAGTTGATGCCAAATATTGGATACTGTTTAGATATAAGAACATTGAATTCATACTCAAAGAAAATATAACTAAAATCCGAAAACTGTCTGAGTTATTCCTTTGTAAGAAAATAGGAGGTCATAATTTTATATTTCCGTCCTCTCATAATATTCCACTTTCTAAGAACTTATGTCCCACAAGGCAAAAGTTTGGTTGCTAAAgcacaaaaattgaagaccggCACAAAATAGGGTTGAAAGTGCAAATGACTCACAAGAACCAAAGACCAAAATTTAAGTGGGCCTCAGCCCAATAATGTAAGTAGAGAATGAAAAGCAAAAGCCCATAACTACTGTTACCTGAGTAGAAACCCACCTTCTTCTCCAATTCGCAAACAAAACAAAGTCGCCGGAGTGGCCGGACTTTGTAGATTATCCGGCAAGCCGTGCTAATAGTATGAACTCTTTGAACCCAAAGTATTAATTTATTTCACAGAAAGCATTTCAAAATGCCTAAATTACTGTAAGTACAATTCCTATATCACGTGAAACTCGTTCAATTGATTGCATTTCTATCGGATACATCACTTTTCTTGTATATGTGTTCTTACCAGGTCGAAAGTTCAAGCGAGTTCGATAGTTCAAAGATTTTCGAAATCAAATGCTATTCGAAATGTAAGTTTTGTCTTACTCACAAGGAAAAAATATAGCATAATGTTGAAATTTTTGCCCTAAAAgctgtttattttttttgcttgagAGTTAGTTTTGCTACAATTTGTTGAATTAGATGAAGCATGGAATCCTAAATAATAGAGTTCTACTTGTGCAATGATTTTCTGTATCAAATGCAATTGGAAATGTAAGTAATGTTTTACTCAGAAGGAAAATTTATAGTATAAAGTTGAAGTTTTTGCcgtaaaaactgatttttttttttttttttttatttttattttttttttggcttgaaaGTTAGTTTTTGCTACAGTTTTACTTGTGCAATGATTTTCGAAATGTAAGTTCTGTGTTACTCAGAAGAAAACTTTATGGCATAAAGATTGATATTTTGCCCGtgaaagcttttttttttagcttgaaAGTTTAAGTTTTTGCTACAATTTGTTGAATTAGATGAAGTACAGGATTctaaatactccctctgtcctaatttatgtggtaccctttcctttttagtctgtccgaaaaagaatgtcaccttactataattagaaacaatgtaattttaaaattctcttttacccttagtaacatgatttatagccacacaattGTCTAAggtttattttagaccacatgtcagaagtcttcctttctttcttaaaccttgtgtcaagtcaaacggtgccacataaattgggacggagggagtaatagagTTTTACTTGTGCAAAGATTTTTGAAATCAAATGCAATTCGAAATTTAAGTAATTTGTCACTCAGAAGGAAACTTTATGGcataaagttgaaatttttgcTGTAAAAGCtgggtttttttcttttttttctttcttcgcTTGAATGTTAGTTTGTGCTACAATTGATGAAGCATGGAATTCTAAATAATAGAGTTTTGCTCTGTAGGGAGAGAAGGAAGTTGGAGGCTACAACCAAGCTATGAGAAATTTTACTACctcaattggtatgagtcatcAACTTGTTGATATTTGTGAATGTGAATATCCATAATTATTGGTACGCAGGATGGGTTTATCTATGTAGATATGCAAATAGGATATGTTTAGGACGTATTTTAGCCTAACTGTTTTTTCTGTATAAGAAAACAATGTAGGCATGATACTCTAAATTATTAATACAACATTTCGTTTCTAGTAGAAAACTCTACCTGCAGAACTTATGCAGGAATCTAGTATTATTTTTATGGGATAAAATATGGAATAAGAATGTGTACTAGGAATACTGGGAAAAGGTTTGTTCTTGCTTAGGGTATTGCAGATTTGTAATATCTGCAAAATAATGCTTGTATTATATTCATTACATGACAATTCATGTATCGATATtcacaacataacaatcccTATATTAGCTTGCATAACTAGTCTGTGAACTAAACTGTCCCTTAATACTGTAAGTTGTTTTTGCGTTTAGGTGTCCTACTCAAATGTTAATTTGCTAAGGTCAAATAGGAAATGATTGTTGAGGAGGAAAGAGTTAATCTTTTGGTCCTTTGGTTGTTTAGGGCATGTAGGGGAGCCAGTTTCAAGATCAGGGCAAAAACAAATTGTTGATGCACTTGTCTCAGGAGAGAGAAGCAGAGCTGTTAGTCTTCTCTATGACTTTAGTCTTGGAAACAACAAATTGAGTGCCAATGATTTTGCTTCTATACTGCAAAGTTGTGCAAGGTTGCCTGATCCATTAGTAAGTATTCAAATAGATGTCCATTTTGTTTCTATTCATATGACAGGTAACTTTGTGCTAGAGAAAAGCTCTAAGATGAGCACATATTGCAAATTAATCGCCACTGATAATTAAATGGTCAATCAGCTATGCTGTATATGCTAGGTTAGATACCCAAAGAATTATCGATACATCCAGTGTCAACTACCTTGAAGTCTCTTACCTTTACTAAGAATGAATAAGCAGACTTTCTGAAATGTCAATTTGGCACGTATTCTTGTCTCCATCTGAACAATAACTTGAAGTTTggtgcttcttcttcttctatttttttttcccggcTGTAGTTTGTGATGGAGacttggaagattatggagGAGAAGGAAATCAACATTAGTGACAAGTGCTATTCTCTCGCCGTTCGAGCACTCTGTAAAGGGGGCCACCTAAAGGAGGTACCAATATCCTGGTTTGCTTTCCAGATTAGAATACAAAGAACTTATAGATAGCTGTTAAAATTCAAGTCTTAATGGTATGCTTTTTACTTGTCAGAAAGATGAAATTTATGAGTTGCCAGACCTTTAATTGGACAACTAAGATCTAGGTGATTGATCTTAATACTATAACAAGAGGATATTTTGTTGCAGGGTATACTTGGCTTATCACATGGTCGGTTAGCTGACttcttgttgatttttttggaaGTTCAAGTGACATCCTGTCCGAATGATTAATTACCCATTGTACTACTTGCATCATTATTGAGGAATTTAATTGTCTTTTCTTTGTTGTCTGTCGTTTTATGTGTTTCTGTCTGATATATCTGTATCAAGACactaattatttatttctatACTTCTCTTTGTAAATTTGTTCATAAGTTCCATATTaatatgtttttctttctttattttcattcaGGCGCTCAGTTTGATGAGTATCATGGGAGAAAACCCAAATTCTTATTCTATGTTGCCTATTTATAACAACTTCTTGGCTGCTTGTTATGAAACACAAACACTAGATTATGCTAATGCATGTATCGGTTTGATGGAGCATCAGATGGTGGGAAAGAATGAGATAACATATGGTCAGCTTCTCAAGGTGTGTCTAGAGGTCTTTCAATTGAAATGTTATCATCTTGTAGTTAAAGTTTAAAAGCTTCATTTTTCTCTAGTTGTCCCTCTTATTATATTCCCAAGAATAATTTTCGGTGATTTCATGCCACTTCTGGTCATTGAACTGATTCATATAAACCCCAGTTTTGCTGCTTCTTTTCTACTCACCTAAAAACCATAGAACTTCatgtaacaatttttttattttttttatttttatttttttgtattcaaCAGTCCCTGTTAAAGAAATCTATTAATCCATTCTCCACCTATGTAGTCATAGGTAGATCAATAATCCATGCTGTGATATAAAACCAACTATTCGCTGGTAATTGAAAGGTGGAACATCCAGTAGGTTTCATTACTCCAGCTGATCTCTGATGTCTAACAGAAATATAATGTGATAGCTGCTTGTGAAACATGAGATTATATGATACGCAGTATAGGTGCTTCTTATTTAGCATTGGTTGGTTAAGTTAATCTTCTCCTGCAATAATTATTTGGATAATATTGTCATACTTTCTGGTGTATTGCCTTTGCTAATCCTTAGAATCTATTTTCTGTTAAATGTTATCTCTTGTTCGAGGGAGAAGTGCTTTGGAGATCATTTCTTCTTTGTCTTAATAAAAATCAACTGAGAACTGTGCAATCAGATTTTTCCTCCACCAGGGACAAGGCAAATAAACTACTCACCTCCTTCAATCAGCTCCTCCCTCTTCATTCCTTACCAAATTAGCTAGTCTGCACCATTCAATCAATAATTTCTATTTCATTTTGTGCTAAGTAGGTTTTTCAAAAGTTGAATATAGTTCTGAAGACAGCAGTTTAATTGTTTGTCCGACTAATGCTGTTCTAAGCTCATTGTTTCAGCTTGCAGTTTTGCAGCAAAACCTGTCTGCTGTCCATGAAATCTGGAAGGAATGTAGTAAATTTTACAGTCTCAGCATTATCTCTCTTAGGAAGTTTATATGGTCCTTCACGGAGCTGAGAGATCTGGAATCAGCCTACACGACCTTACAGCACATGGTGAGATTGGCTTTTAGGGAAAACTCTTACATAAGTAGAACTGCTGAAGGAAGGTTTTGTGACTTAAGATTGGATATTCCAGCACCTTCCACTGGCAACTGGAGTTTCATCGATGCATCTCTCGACACTGAGGGTAGCAGCAATTTTGACTTGGAAAGCCAAAGTCTTAGCAGCATGCAAATAAGCACAgtaaaaaaaacactaagtacATCTGTTTTGAAGCTTTTGAGGTGGTCCTTCAatgatgtcatgcatgcttgtgCAAAAGTTCAAAATTGTGATTTGGCTGAGCAGTTAATGTTACAGGTATTACTACAATATCCAGTTGCTGTGATGTCTCCATCTGGTTAATGTTAGAAAATTTATGCAGGGATCAGTAGGATAGTCCTTAGAACCATATGGCTAGGCACATATCATCGCTTAACACAAAAATATGCCAATAGCAATTGTCTCAATTTCATAAGGGAATTTCCTGCCTGTTTTTCACTAagttatctcttttctttagaTGCAAACTCTTGGTTTGCAACCATCAGGGAGTACATACGATGGCTTCATCAGGGCAATTGTTACCACAAGAGGCTCTAGTGATGGAGTGGAAGTGGtaatatattcttattttcatGGGAATCTTGATTTTTTCCTCCAAGAGTAGTACTTGCTCTTGGTTTTCTCACTTTTGACATGatataatttgtttaattttgCAGCTAAAGGTTATGCAAGAGAAAAATATTAAGCCTCGTGATTCAACTCTTGCTGTTTTAGCAGTCATCTGCAGCAGAGAGCTGGAACTCAATCTGGCAGAGGTTTTCTTGGATGGGATATCCGAAATCCGAAAACCTCGTCCTTATAACGCTTTCCTTGAAGCATGTGATGTCCTGGTAAGACAGTACATAATTGTTTTGAATAGAAACAATATAATTGAAAGCATGTAATCATCACTGGTCCCATCCTTAGATCAGTACAATCAGAAATGGTGAGGGTTTGACTGTCAGTTAAGTAGGTTCCTGGATAGTTCAATAAGGCCAATCAGCTCGTCTAGACTTATCATTTTTCTTGCAAGTCAGAACTATCTTTCTCAGCATATTTTTGCTTTTTCATATCTTGATGTCACCATCATATCTTTTGCTCTTTCATGAGTTACGTTGTAAGTAATATGAGATTTTTGAGCTAGCTCTCAGCAAGAGTTTTATGCGTCAAGCTTAAAAAGGTGCCACTACCCTCTGACTTAATCATCTTAGAACTCAAATATGGATAACACACCCTCTTGTTGTAACTAGGCCTAGATATATTGCTTTATCATCATTTAAATTCTGCAATATCCAGCATCTTTGTTTTTGTATCATCTTTCAGTAGACTTACAAATCTCTTTTGTCAATCGTATTAGACTAAGATGCCCAGTTTGTAATTCTTGTACAAATTAATTGTAGGATCGACCTGAACGAGCAGTGCAGATATTGGCTAAGATGAAAAAGTTGAATCTCCAGCCAAATATCAGGACATATGAATTGTTATTCTCACTGTTTGGTAATGTGAATGCACCTTATGAAGAGGGCAACATGCTGTCACAAGTGGATGTTGCTAAAAGGATAAATGCTATAGAAATGGATATGATGAAAAATGGCCTTCAGCACAGTCATCTGTCATTGAAGAATGTGGTAAATGATACTTTTCCTCAACTAAGACAAATTTAGATATTGATTTATTTGAAGATGTAATAGTTTATTCAAGCTAATATCTTCTATGCTAATAGCTTATGTGTATTTTCATAATAGTATATctctattaaatttttttaaagtttttattGAAATATTTCGTACTATTGTGACTATTGTATGTgtttatgtttaatttttttatttttatttttaatctttttaataTGGTAAGCTTCACCTCCTCCAAATCCATCTACTTTAGGAGACCAACAGTGTTCTATTCAGACTTTGCTCCCTTAGTGCCTAGAAACCCTCAACCTCATGGTTGAGATGGAAGGCCCTTGCCGCTAGGCTATCCCACCATTTAGATATTAGTTTATCGTTTATTGAAACATCTGATGTGACATCTAAAAGCAAAATGACCACCGGAGGGGATTTGGAGTCTTCTTCTTCACTCGAATGGAGCTGAAAGTCAAGAACGAGAATGAGAAGTAGCGCCGCAACTCCGGACCGAAAGCGCGACATGAATAATTTCACCATTTTCAGATTCTGTAATAAGTAAATGTCTTCTCACTTAAGATTTGTAAAGCATTTTAAGTGCCACTTAATCTTTGAAGTGATTCTCTCTCCCTTATCAACACAACTAATGCTGAAATTCAGTTCAAATGCTGAATTGATTTATCAATCAGCTCCTCAGGTTGCAATATTTCTTTATGCTTCTACTGCAGATTGCTGTACAATTTCGTGCCCTAAGCCCAAGGACATAAGTGCCAGTTATTATATTGACTGCATGCTTCAGTTTAATATCCATGGCTTTTACTCTTCTTTATTTTCCAGTTGAAAGCGCTAGGAACAGAAGGGATGATAAAGGAGCTGATTCAATATTTACATGCTGCGGAGAATCGGTTCTCTCGTTATGACACTTATATGATCACACCTGTCTATAATACAGTTTTACATTCCCTTGTTGAGGCTAAAGAGGTAATCAACCTAGGGTTTCTGCTATATAAGCATTTATTTCATAGTTATATCCGTTACATTTTGTTTGCTGACTGAGAGTCtcagttttttcttttcagagCCAAATGGCAGCACAGATATTCAAATCAATGGTGTCTTCTGGAGTTCCACCTGATGCTGCAACATATAATATCATGATTGATTGCTGCAGCATTATTGGATGTTTCAGATCTGCACTTGCCCTGATCTCTATGATGTTCCGCAATGGTTTCAATCCTCAAGCAGTGACTTTAACTGGTCTGTTAAAGGTATTAGTTTAGCCTTGTGTAGCTATTCTCACTAATCTGTGGAAGCTGGAtcattgaaaaataaaaagtaaaacttACACAAACTTGAGCCTGACTTAGCCTTCTTTATTTGGTTAAAAGGGCTTTTCATGAAGTGGACTGTATGTgttttctagcactcattctgcTAACTTTTGACCATTTAGAAACTTTGCCAAGAAAATCAGTCAAATAATTTACTAAACCTTGAAATCCAAAACCACCACAGgtaggtttttttttcttttttttggacaCTGCATATTGAGCTGGAAGGAGTTatctttggatgaaaatattagCTGTTGGTGAATAAAAAGCATTGCCTTTCTTCAGGTGAATGTAGTAACAGAACTAATAGATAGTTAATCCTATTTTCGTGGAAGCATAGTTATTTTTCACCAGTTTATTTTCACCCCTCTATGATTATTAGATTAGCAAATGGCTCCAACTGAAACTGAGTTTTTTCCTGCTGTAGATATTGTTGAGATCGGAGGACTTTGATGGAGCATTAAAGTTGTTGAATCAAGGAATTTCAGAAGGGATACAGCTTGATGTACAACTATATAACACCATTCTTCGCGTGGCTTCGGAGAAGGTAACTAACAAAGAAAAACAACCATCGAGATATTGTAACATTATTAATAGTAAAATTTAGCTAGaataaaaaaatcatgttaTTGAATAAGTATGAACTAAATTGTGGAGAAGACAGAAGAATTGACATATTTCAGTCAAAATTCTCAAAATCGAAGTCAACATTTGCCGACTTTAGAATGGGAAAGCTGATCAATTCATGATTAAATTTGCAAAAGACCCTTAGCTTTTGTTTGCATTTGCTCTTTTTGCTGATAATTGCTGTTCTCCAGAAAAGCGCTGGATCACTTTTATAGAAATGTTAATCATAGATGGAAATGGGAAGGAGGGTTCTGGGGAGTTTGGGttgggggggcgggggggaggggggtggggggaagAAACTTGTTTGACGGGTAGCAGGGAGCGGAGAAGAATGTTAATTTTACTGGAAATCCTCATAGAGGAGTTGGGATAAATTTTTGAAGAGTTGCAGTGGGGAATGTGAGGTACTAAATGATACAAAGGCCCCGTTTACCCTGTTATGCAGTTTCGAGTTTAGGGTACTAGAAAAGGGGAGGACTTCTTGAATAACTGAAAGAGGAAACAAGGAGAATTACGTGAACCCATCCGCTTCTAAAGTTAAATAAAAAGTACAGGTGTATTCATTACCCTTTACTGCTCGAAGAAAATCAGTATTCTTTCTAACTAGGTCATGAAACTATTTTTACAGGGAAGAATAGATGTCATCGAGCTCATTGTGGAGCAGATGCACCTCAATAGAGTTCTACCAGATCCATCAACTTGCAGTCACGTTTTCACTGCTTATGTAGACAATGGATTCTTTAATACTGCCATGGA
Coding sequences within it:
- the LOC132033045 gene encoding pentatricopeptide repeat-containing protein At1g76280, with protein sequence MPKLLSKVQASSIVQRFSKSNAIRNGEKEVGGYNQAMRNFTTSIGHVGEPVSRSGQKQIVDALVSGERSRAVSLLYDFSLGNNKLSANDFASILQSCARLPDPLFVMETWKIMEEKEINISDKCYSLAVRALCKGGHLKEALSLMSIMGENPNSYSMLPIYNNFLAACYETQTLDYANACIGLMEHQMVGKNEITYGQLLKLAVLQQNLSAVHEIWKECSKFYSLSIISLRKFIWSFTELRDLESAYTTLQHMVRLAFRENSYISRTAEGRFCDLRLDIPAPSTGNWSFIDASLDTEGSSNFDLESQSLSSMQISTVKKTLSTSVLKLLRWSFNDVMHACAKVQNCDLAEQLMLQMQTLGLQPSGSTYDGFIRAIVTTRGSSDGVEVLKVMQEKNIKPRDSTLAVLAVICSRELELNLAEVFLDGISEIRKPRPYNAFLEACDVLDRPERAVQILAKMKKLNLQPNIRTYELLFSLFGNVNAPYEEGNMLSQVDVAKRINAIEMDMMKNGLQHSHLSLKNVLKALGTEGMIKELIQYLHAAENRFSRYDTYMITPVYNTVLHSLVEAKESQMAAQIFKSMVSSGVPPDAATYNIMIDCCSIIGCFRSALALISMMFRNGFNPQAVTLTGLLKILLRSEDFDGALKLLNQGISEGIQLDVQLYNTILRVASEKGRIDVIELIVEQMHLNRVLPDPSTCSHVFTAYVDNGFFNTAMEALQVLSVRMIAGSDKDNDEKQTELENLILGEDLEDESQILEPFKDSKEYLTVALLQLRWCAILGYPVSWSPSDSQWARRLSSNLASTSGAL